From the genome of Acomys russatus chromosome 27, mAcoRus1.1, whole genome shotgun sequence, one region includes:
- the Hpgd gene encoding 15-hydroxyprostaglandin dehydrogenase [NAD(+)], whose translation MHVNGKVALVTGAAQGIGKAIAEALLLHGAKVALVDWNPEASVKCKAALDEQFEPEKTLFLQCDVADQNQLRETFRKVVDHFGRLDILVNNAGVNNEKNWEQTLQINLVSVISGTYLGLDYMSKQNGGEGGIIINMSSLAGLIPVAQQPVYSASKHGIVGFTRSAAMAANLMKSGVRLNAICPGFVNTPILESIEKEENMGQYIKYKDQIKAMMKFYGLLDPSTIASGLITLIEDDALNGAIMKITASKGIHFQDYDISPSLVKTP comes from the exons ATGCACGTGAACGGCAAAGTGGCCCTGGTGACCGGCGCGGCGCAGGGCATAGGCAAAGCCATCGCTGAGGCTCTGCTGCTCCACGGCGCCAAG GTAGCGTTGGTCGATTGGAATCCTGAGGCAAGTGTAAAGTGTAAAGCTGCCCTGGATGAGCAGTTCGAACCTGAGAAGACTCTGTTCCTCCAGTGTGATGTGGCTGACCAGAACCAACTGAGAG agaCTTTTAGAAAAGTCGTAGACCATTTTGGAAGATTGGATATTTTGGTCAATAATGCAGGAGTGAATAATGAGAAAAACTGGGAACAGACTCTGCAAATTAATTTG GTTTCTGTTATCAGTGGAACTTACCTGGGTTTGGATTACATGAGTAAGCAAAATGGAGGTGAAGGTGGCATCATCATCAATATGTCTTCATTAGCAG GACTCATCCCTGTTGCTCAGCAACCTGTTTATTCGGCTTCAAAGCATGGCATCGTGGGATTCACACGCTCAGCTGCG ATGGCTGCTAACCTTATGAAGAGTGGTGTAAGGCTGAATGCCATTTGTCCAGGTTTTGTCAACACACCTATCCTTGAATCCattgaaaaagaggaaaatatgggccaatatataaaatataaggatCAGATCAAGGCTATGATGAAATTCTATGGACTTTTGGA cCCATCAACCATTGCCAGTGGACTAATAACACTCATTGAAGATGATGCTCTCAATGGTGCCATTATGAAGATCACGGCATCTAAAGGAATTCATTTCCAAGACTATGACATCTCCCCATCTTTAGTAAAAACTCCATGA